The following coding sequences lie in one Synechococcus sp. PCC 7336 genomic window:
- the crtA gene encoding cyanoexosortase A, giving the protein MQDTTFDFRQRLQQPFTWLAIVGLLLAAIHLALGWQADSPSLLGTSLLSWVAVAVLLRDRAQLPPLQSGPLASFMGASMLTFTVFVGMSVGSHSVLLLAPLGLGLGFALLACNFRGLWQFWPELSVLAAIGVPQIAIPAVVDMRIHTAQFTHFVLYHLGFEVVREGIYLNLPRGVVEVNLACSGLDIMAQLFGLSLIYAFMFGLNRQQGILTSIVAVAIAFVVNGIRAVLMSVLFNSGNIAAFDYWHTGDGSLVFSAIGVACFGCYCYFYQSPDTAEELVFEAEADIEFNEDEN; this is encoded by the coding sequence GTGCAAGACACGACTTTTGATTTCAGACAGCGCTTGCAACAACCCTTCACTTGGTTGGCGATCGTCGGTCTATTGCTTGCGGCAATTCATCTGGCTTTGGGGTGGCAGGCAGATAGCCCCAGCTTGCTTGGAACTAGTCTGCTCTCTTGGGTCGCAGTGGCCGTGCTACTGCGAGATCGAGCCCAGCTACCCCCCCTCCAAAGTGGACCGCTGGCGAGTTTTATGGGCGCGAGCATGCTTACCTTTACCGTATTTGTTGGCATGTCAGTGGGAAGCCACAGCGTTCTCCTGCTCGCACCGCTAGGACTGGGACTGGGATTCGCCCTGTTAGCCTGCAACTTTCGCGGCTTGTGGCAATTCTGGCCGGAATTATCGGTATTGGCAGCAATTGGGGTTCCTCAAATTGCGATCCCCGCTGTGGTCGATATGCGCATTCATACCGCTCAGTTTACCCATTTCGTGCTCTATCACCTTGGCTTTGAAGTCGTTCGCGAAGGCATTTATCTCAACCTTCCCAGAGGAGTTGTGGAAGTCAATCTGGCTTGCTCGGGATTGGACATCATGGCTCAACTGTTTGGCCTTTCACTCATCTATGCTTTTATGTTCGGCCTCAATCGCCAGCAGGGAATTCTCACTTCGATTGTGGCAGTGGCCATTGCATTTGTTGTCAATGGCATCCGGGCGGTGCTCATGAGTGTTTTGTTCAACTCCGGCAACATAGCTGCATTTGATTATTGGCACACAGGAGACGGCTCTCTCGTCTTTTCGGCCATCGGAGTAGCCTGTTTTGGTTGCTACTGCTACTTTTATCAATCTCCCGACACCGCAGAGGAACTTGTCTTCGAAGCCGAGGCGGACATTGAATTCAATGAGGATGAAAATTAA
- the rimI gene encoding ribosomal protein S18-alanine N-acetyltransferase, with protein sequence MADKTYTDSYCLAAATLEHLDDLVQLDRLCFGGQWTRAGFAAELARPPRDPDRPDRPSSLVLGAWTTEKECRPIGFAALWAMGSEAHIISLGVHPDYRRQGVGRQLIETLLQQAIALGLEWATLEVRESNRAALDLYDSLDFEQVGRRKRYYDNPTEDALILWKRL encoded by the coding sequence ATGGCGGATAAGACTTATACTGACTCTTATTGTTTGGCAGCCGCGACACTCGAACATCTCGACGATTTAGTACAGCTCGATCGCCTGTGTTTTGGCGGCCAATGGACGCGAGCGGGTTTTGCAGCAGAATTAGCCCGACCCCCTCGCGATCCCGATCGCCCCGATCGCCCCAGCTCGCTCGTATTGGGAGCGTGGACAACAGAGAAGGAATGCCGTCCGATTGGGTTTGCGGCCTTGTGGGCAATGGGGTCCGAAGCTCATATTATCAGCCTAGGAGTGCATCCCGATTATCGCCGCCAGGGCGTTGGACGTCAGTTAATTGAGACACTACTGCAGCAGGCGATCGCGCTGGGATTGGAATGGGCCACATTGGAGGTACGCGAGTCGAATCGAGCTGCTCTCGACCTTTACGACAGCCTCGATTTCGAGCAAGTGGGTCGGCGCAAGCGATATTACGACAATCCGACAGAGGATGCACTCATTTTGTGGAAGCGGCTTTAG
- a CDS encoding cyanoexosortase A system-associated protein, with protein sequence MSRWQTVRIAFLATLSSGLLLALGKVAFYPSERLQSGNRGHESPTFEIPAEVSLNSWTAIDTTEVTGEGQISFGGILAGRNYTYSQGETTLSIETLHLVALDADVRAMVWGNLPVPDYAVRHRSGIGYYGLLAYRQQAYLSACINPYGGTTFTGQQFRRNRYLFDIRPRRILAWIQDDAPLQDHRCLLVHFELPLSDLSRAEAFELLESTWFEWHEWWEPRFQNSQSEQFASKTDI encoded by the coding sequence ATGTCCCGCTGGCAAACGGTCCGCATTGCTTTTCTGGCAACCCTCAGCAGCGGTCTACTGCTCGCCTTAGGGAAGGTTGCATTCTACCCCTCGGAACGCCTGCAATCGGGCAACCGAGGTCACGAATCTCCAACGTTCGAAATTCCTGCTGAGGTGTCCCTTAACAGTTGGACCGCAATCGATACGACAGAAGTTACTGGCGAAGGGCAAATATCTTTCGGCGGCATTCTGGCGGGGCGTAACTACACTTATAGTCAGGGCGAGACGACTCTCTCGATTGAGACCCTCCACCTCGTTGCCTTGGATGCCGATGTACGGGCTATGGTCTGGGGAAATCTTCCCGTTCCCGACTATGCGGTTCGCCACCGCTCGGGGATCGGCTACTATGGCCTCCTCGCTTATCGCCAGCAAGCTTACTTGAGCGCTTGTATTAATCCCTATGGCGGCACAACGTTTACTGGCCAGCAATTCCGGCGCAACCGCTACCTATTCGACATTCGTCCGCGACGTATCCTAGCCTGGATACAAGATGATGCTCCGCTACAGGATCACCGTTGCTTACTGGTTCACTTCGAACTCCCCCTGAGTGACCTTTCGCGAGCAGAAGCGTTTGAACTGCTCGAATCCACCTGGTTTGAGTGGCACGAATGGTGGGAGCCGCGCTTTCAAAATTCTCAATCGGAACAATTTGCCAGCAAAACGGATATTTAG
- the rnz gene encoding ribonuclease Z: MGDRDATALRVTFLGTSSGVPTRIRNVSGIALQLPQRSQMWLLDCGEATQHQILRHPDLNFNQIRRIFITHMHGDHIYGLPGLLSTLGMSNMPDRVDIYGPPGLQSYLDGVLRWSESRINYPFTVHAVETGLILEEQEYLVYCAPLDHRVQAFGYRIVERDRLGTFNVAKARADDIPPGPVYARLKAGETVKLPDGRTIEGKNYVGAPQPGRKLTYCTDTIFCHNAIDLARAADLLIHEATFAEADLHLAKRAKHSTAAMAAQVALEAKVDTLMLTHFSPRYGAEGPISLEDLQAEAQAIFPKTVMARDRLTYEIPRRTAAQ; encoded by the coding sequence ATGGGCGATCGCGATGCAACAGCTTTGCGGGTTACGTTTTTGGGAACCAGTTCGGGAGTGCCCACTCGGATTCGCAATGTATCTGGAATTGCCCTGCAGTTACCGCAGCGATCGCAGATGTGGCTGTTGGACTGCGGCGAGGCAACGCAACATCAAATCTTGCGCCATCCAGACCTAAATTTCAATCAGATCCGCCGGATTTTTATCACCCACATGCATGGCGACCACATCTATGGATTGCCGGGGCTCTTGTCCACCTTGGGTATGAGCAACATGCCCGATCGGGTTGATATCTACGGCCCCCCCGGTCTGCAGTCTTATCTCGATGGAGTGCTGCGCTGGAGTGAGAGTCGAATTAACTATCCCTTCACCGTCCACGCGGTGGAGACGGGCTTGATTTTGGAGGAACAGGAGTATTTAGTGTATTGTGCTCCCTTGGACCATCGGGTGCAGGCGTTTGGCTATCGGATTGTGGAGCGCGATCGCCTCGGGACGTTTAACGTTGCCAAAGCAAGAGCGGACGATATTCCGCCCGGTCCCGTCTATGCCCGCCTGAAGGCAGGGGAAACGGTGAAGTTACCTGACGGTCGGACGATCGAAGGCAAAAACTATGTGGGTGCGCCACAGCCGGGACGCAAGTTGACTTACTGTACGGACACAATTTTTTGCCACAATGCGATCGATTTGGCCAGAGCTGCCGATTTACTGATTCACGAGGCCACCTTTGCCGAGGCAGATTTGCATTTAGCCAAGCGAGCCAAGCATTCCACAGCAGCAATGGCAGCCCAGGTGGCATTGGAAGCCAAGGTGGATACGTTAATGCTGACTCACTTTAGCCCTCGATACGGTGCGGAGGGGCCGATCTCGCTGGAAGACTTGCAGGCGGAAGCACAGGCGATTTTTCCTAAAACGGTCATGGCTCGCGATCGCCTCACCTACGAAATTCCCCGCCGCACAGCCGCACAATAG